The DNA window ACAAATATGCATCAGCTCTGAAGAAAGACCATCCGAAATATCCATCATTGAAGTAGGTAGAATATTCATCTGCGCTAATTTTTCAATAATATCTTTTCGTGCTTCAGGTTTCAACTGACGTTCCAATAGGTATTCTTTTCCGGAAAAGTCAGGTTGCCCGTCTTTTTCTCCTCTGAGAACAACTTTTTCTCTTTCTAAAAGCTGAAGTCCCATATAGGCTGCTCCTAAATCACCACTAACACAAACTAAGTCGGTTTCTTTAGCTCCATTGCGATAAACAACTTTGTCTTTGTCCGCTTCGCCAATGCAGGTAATGCTTAAGGCAAGACCGGTCAGGGATGAAGATGTGTCTCCGCCTACAATATCAACATTGTGCTCTTCGCATGCAATTTGTATTCCGGCATAAAGCTCTTCCATATCTTCTATGCAGAATTTCTTGGAAACAGCAACTGAAATGATCATTTGTTTAGGACTGCCGTTCATTGCGTAAATATCCGAGATATTAACGATGACAGCTTTATATCCCAAATGTTTCAATGGAACATAAGTCAGATCAAAATGAACACCTTCCATTAATAAATCTGTTGTAACCAGAACTTGTTTGTCCGGATAGGAGAGTACTGCTGCATCATCGCCCACACCATATTTGCTGGATTCGTTTTTTAATTCAATTCCTTCTGTAAGGTGTTTGATGAGGCCAAATTCTCCTAATGTAGCAATCTCTGTTCTTTTTCTTTCTTGCATATCTATTATTTAAAATTATGCGCGATTAATCAATTCACGCATGATAGTTGTCATTTTTGGTTGCGCAGCATCAGCTGCTTTCTGTACTTCTTCGTGAGATACTTCTACGATTTTACCTTCAACACCTAGATCGGTTATGATTGAGATACCAAAGCATTTAATTCCTGCATGGTTGGCTACAATAACTTCCGGTACAGTAGACATTCCTACTGCATCTGCTCCCAGAATATGAAACATTTTATATTCTGAAGGAGTTTCGAATGTAGGACCTTGTGTTCCTAAATATACTCCTTGCTGAACTTTGATTCCTTTTTCTTTGGCAATATCTAGTGCTTTTTTTATTAAATCTTTGGAATAAGCTTCACTCATATCTGGGAAACGGTCTCCATATAAGTTCTTTCCACGAAGCGGATGTTCCGGGAAAAAATTAATATGATCTCTGATAATCATCAAGTCTCCAATCTCAAACGCATCATTCATTCCACCGCTGGCATTAGAAACAAA is part of the uncultured Bacteroides sp. genome and encodes:
- a CDS encoding purine-nucleoside phosphorylase, with translation MLEKIKETAAFLKERMHTSPETAIILGTGLGNLANEITEKYEIKYQDIPNFPVSTVEGHSGKLIFGKLGNKDIMAMQGRFHYYEGYSMKEVTFPVRVMKELGIKTLFVSNASGGMNDAFEIGDLMIIRDHINFFPEHPLRGKNLYGDRFPDMSEAYSKDLIKKALDIAKEKGIKVQQGVYLGTQGPTFETPSEYKMFHILGADAVGMSTVPEVIVANHAGIKCFGISIITDLGVEGKIVEVSHEEVQKAADAAQPKMTTIMRELINRA
- the thiL gene encoding thiamine-phosphate kinase, with translation MQERKRTEIATLGEFGLIKHLTEGIELKNESSKYGVGDDAAVLSYPDKQVLVTTDLLMEGVHFDLTYVPLKHLGYKAVIVNISDIYAMNGSPKQMIISVAVSKKFCIEDMEELYAGIQIACEEHNVDIVGGDTSSSLTGLALSITCIGEADKDKVVYRNGAKETDLVCVSGDLGAAYMGLQLLEREKVVLRGEKDGQPDFSGKEYLLERQLKPEARKDIIEKLAQMNILPTSMMDISDGLSSELMHICTQSKVGCRVYEEHIPIDYQTAVMAEEFNMNLTTCALNGGEDYELLFTVPISEHEKIAEMEGVKMIGHITKQDLGCALITRDGQEFELKAQGWNALSEKNN